Proteins found in one Vicia villosa cultivar HV-30 ecotype Madison, WI unplaced genomic scaffold, Vvil1.0 ctg.005316F_1_1, whole genome shotgun sequence genomic segment:
- the LOC131642572 gene encoding chitinase 2-like, which yields MSKLIFREYIGVNQSSTSLSDFPTEIIDTEHFEFHFILGFASEEYDKNGKGIGVFTETWDVDYFGPDKVEDFKKNNPNVKVVISIGGRDVETPFDPVEEYSWIRKAVKSLKELIGKYKNTSGIIIDGIDINYETIKTSNDLFVKCIGRVITQLKSDLGLNIKVVSIAPSEKNEPYYRDLFKANKDDINWVDYQFYNQEKIVSTAEAFVEIYNKLLKDYGSDKVLPGISTDPIDTKNVKITQHNFIDGCVKLLQTSKLPGVFLWNANNSANPSEGENEPYALEHTLQDALTISASKY from the coding sequence ATGTCTAAACTTATCTTTCGAGAATACATTGGTGTGAACCAATCTTCAACAAGTTTAAGTGATTTTCCAACTGAAATCATCGACACCGAACATTTTGAGTTTCACTTCATCTTGGGCTTTGCTAGTGAGGAGTATGACAAAAACGGAAAAGGCATCGGAGTTTTCACAGAAACTTGGGATGTGGATTACTTCGGTCCAGATAAAGTGGAAGATTTCAAGAAAAACAATCCAAATGTAAAGGTGGTAATAAGCATTGGAGGTCGTGATGTTGAAACTCCATTTGATCCTGTTGAGGAATATTCGTGGATTAGAAAGGCTGTAAAATCACTCAAAGAGCTCATCGGAAAATACAAGAATACTAGCGGTATCATAATTGATGGCATTGACATTAATTATGAAACTATCAAAACTAGTAACGACCTATTTGTTAAGTGCATAGGTCGAGTTATAACACAACTCAAGAGCGATCTTGGCCTAAATATTAAGGTGGTATCCATTGCTCCATCTGAGAAAAATGAACCCTACTACCGCGATTTGTTTAAGGCAAACAAAGATGATATCAATTGGGTTGACTACCAATTCTACAATCAAGAAAAAATTGTATCCACTGCTGAGGCCTTTGTAGAGATATATAATAAGTTATTAAAAGACTACGGTTCTGATAAAGTCCTTCCTGGAATTAGCACCGACCCAATTGACACTAAGAATGTTAAGATTACACAACATAATTTTATTGATGGCTGCGTAAAACTCCTACAAACATCAAAACTCCCTGGTGTTTTTCTCTGGAACGCTAATAACTCTGCAAATCCCTCTGAAGGTGAGAACGAACCTTATGCCCTAGAGCATACCTTGCAAGATGCCCTCACCATATCAGCCAGTAAGTATTAA